One genomic window of Cottoperca gobio chromosome 10, fCotGob3.1, whole genome shotgun sequence includes the following:
- the dcps gene encoding m7GpppX diphosphatase isoform X1, which translates to MADTVVKRKTDSAGNNELSQKVKRAKADHEIGAGEIGKEPESENILAEFKTTNVLSFSAREKSIFIHGKLADQDAVVILEKTPITEDSLAELFSDSRLKLDMRNDIYSTYRLQAPPQLNEIKTTVVCPATEKHVKKYQRQETFLVEETGEDYQSITLPYIQKQSLSIQWVYNILEKKAEAERIVYEDLDPDVGFVLLPDFKWDQKQVDNLYLIAITHQRGIRSLRDLTSEHLPLLHNIFQKGKAAILQRYSLPSSKLRVYLHYQPSYYHLHVHFTKLGYEAPGCGVERAHLLADVIQNLQSDPEYYRTRTLYFPLRADDELLSKFKEAGRL; encoded by the exons ATGGCAGACACCGTGGTTAAACGTAAAACTGACAGTGCTGGAAATAATGAATTATCGCAGAAAGTCAAGAGGGCGAAAGCTGACCATGAGATTGGTGCTGGAGAAATTGGAAAGGAACCTGAATCTGAAAATATCCTGGCTGAGTTTAAAACTACCAACGTCTTGAGTTTTTCTGCCCGGGAGAAAAGCATCTTCATCCACGGAAAG CTTGCTGATCAGGATGCTGTAGTTATCCTGGAGAAGACTCCTATCACAGAAGACTCCCTGGCTGAACTCTTCAGTGACTCCAGGCTGAAGCTGGATATGAGGAACGACATCTATAGTACATATCGGTTACAGGCTCCCCCTCAACTTAATG agatCAAGACTACAGTTGTGTGTCCAGCCACAGAGAAGCATGTAAAAAAATACCAGCGGCAGGAGACTTTCCTGGTGGAGGAGACGGGAGAGGACTATCAGTCCATCACCTTGCCTTACATTCAGAAGCAGAGTTTAAGCATACAG TGGGTATACAACATCTTGGAGAAGAAGGCAGAGGCTGAGAGGATAGTTTATGAAGATCTGGACCCAGATGTTGGCTTTGTCCTCCTCCCAGATTTCAAATGGGACCAGAAACAG GTTGATAATTTGTACCTGATTGCCATAACGCATCAGAGAGGCATCAGGAGTCTCAGAGACCTGACGTCAGAGCATCTCCCCCTGCTGCACAACATCTTCCAGAAAGGAAAG gcggcCATCCTTCAGCGCTACAGCCTTCCATCCAGTAAGTTGAGAGTCTACCTGCACTACCAGCCCTCCTACTACCACCTCCACGTCCACTTCACCAAACTGGGCTACGAGGCGCCGGGCTGCGGTGTGGAGCGGGCCCACCTCCTCGCAGACGTTATCCAAAACCTCCAGTCTGACCCAGAGTACTACAGAACCCGGACCCTCTACTTCCCTCTGCGGGCAGAcgatgaactgctcagcaagtTCAAGGAGGCAGGGAGGCTGTAA
- the dcps gene encoding m7GpppX diphosphatase isoform X2 encodes MRQKKVKRAKADHEIGAGEIGKEPESENILAEFKTTNVLSFSAREKSIFIHGKLADQDAVVILEKTPITEDSLAELFSDSRLKLDMRNDIYSTYRLQAPPQLNEIKTTVVCPATEKHVKKYQRQETFLVEETGEDYQSITLPYIQKQSLSIQWVYNILEKKAEAERIVYEDLDPDVGFVLLPDFKWDQKQVDNLYLIAITHQRGIRSLRDLTSEHLPLLHNIFQKGKAAILQRYSLPSSKLRVYLHYQPSYYHLHVHFTKLGYEAPGCGVERAHLLADVIQNLQSDPEYYRTRTLYFPLRADDELLSKFKEAGRL; translated from the exons ATGAGGCAAAAG AAAGTCAAGAGGGCGAAAGCTGACCATGAGATTGGTGCTGGAGAAATTGGAAAGGAACCTGAATCTGAAAATATCCTGGCTGAGTTTAAAACTACCAACGTCTTGAGTTTTTCTGCCCGGGAGAAAAGCATCTTCATCCACGGAAAG CTTGCTGATCAGGATGCTGTAGTTATCCTGGAGAAGACTCCTATCACAGAAGACTCCCTGGCTGAACTCTTCAGTGACTCCAGGCTGAAGCTGGATATGAGGAACGACATCTATAGTACATATCGGTTACAGGCTCCCCCTCAACTTAATG agatCAAGACTACAGTTGTGTGTCCAGCCACAGAGAAGCATGTAAAAAAATACCAGCGGCAGGAGACTTTCCTGGTGGAGGAGACGGGAGAGGACTATCAGTCCATCACCTTGCCTTACATTCAGAAGCAGAGTTTAAGCATACAG TGGGTATACAACATCTTGGAGAAGAAGGCAGAGGCTGAGAGGATAGTTTATGAAGATCTGGACCCAGATGTTGGCTTTGTCCTCCTCCCAGATTTCAAATGGGACCAGAAACAG GTTGATAATTTGTACCTGATTGCCATAACGCATCAGAGAGGCATCAGGAGTCTCAGAGACCTGACGTCAGAGCATCTCCCCCTGCTGCACAACATCTTCCAGAAAGGAAAG gcggcCATCCTTCAGCGCTACAGCCTTCCATCCAGTAAGTTGAGAGTCTACCTGCACTACCAGCCCTCCTACTACCACCTCCACGTCCACTTCACCAAACTGGGCTACGAGGCGCCGGGCTGCGGTGTGGAGCGGGCCCACCTCCTCGCAGACGTTATCCAAAACCTCCAGTCTGACCCAGAGTACTACAGAACCCGGACCCTCTACTTCCCTCTGCGGGCAGAcgatgaactgctcagcaagtTCAAGGAGGCAGGGAGGCTGTAA